A stretch of DNA from Raphanus sativus cultivar WK10039 unplaced genomic scaffold, ASM80110v3 Scaffold1842, whole genome shotgun sequence:
TCGTCGAAATCAGAGTCAATGTCgattatgtaaccattgttAACCGATGAATCTGACACCATCTCTGATGGTTTGTTTTTCTTGGATGAgagatttaaaatattgttctttGTGTTTGTGAAGGTGGAAGTAAAAAGAAATTCGAAAGGATTAAAGAAGtgtttctctcttttgtttcaGGTAGATGGAGGAATTGCAAAATGGGAATAGGGAGACATGCAATATAAAGAAATCGACCAAGCTGATTTGACCAAGTTGATGGACATCATACACTTTATAAAATTGTTGAGCATGGTTAAGTCTTGTCATTGCCAAGGTAAAAAGTTAAACTTTTATTGCATGTCTCTAGATATTCTCAAATGTCAGTTTTCATTTAGGAATCCAAGAATATGAAAAGTTCAAGGAATGAATTTAACATAgagttattattataaaataaaagaataaaagtaaaaaaattaaaaacatgataaataaaTCCCAAGGAAAAACAGTTGCGTTTCGTAAACCCTTATTATGAAAGtgaaataataaaaccaaatcaaTAACATCAAGAAAATCCAGCTCATCATTTGTTGCGGTAGTCACTTTTCTTTAAGCTTAGTTCTTCATTGTTCTTCTTTTCTACTTTGATACTTTTTGTAGGCCGCGTCTTTGATGTGGAGTTGGTGTCTATCAGGTCTCCTAACTCGTATTGTGATCGCTTAGAAGGAGTCTTCGCCAAGCCAGAACTCTCGTCACTGTAAGTTAATAGGGATCCCTGTATAATAGAACAAATCAGCATTTATagctaaacaaaatatataagtagaTTATAATAGCTACtcgtatttattaaaaaatacttaCACATGGAACAAATATAATCTGATTAAAATTACCTCAGAAACAGAATGTGTTGATGCCCCGGTCTCTGTAATAGCATCTGACTGGGAATCAACCATTAATGTGTTGTAGACTGACCACACTTTTAGAACCTTATAAATTTCATATCCCTTACTGATGTTATCTTTTACCACATCAACACCAAACTTAAATGTCTTCCCAACAATATCGATGATACATAGAGGCAACATCTCGGGATCCTCTAGcttataaacaaaacaaaggaataaatttataaatctaaaaaaaaaaaaacacaaacaaaatacCTCTTCCAATGAACCATCCAAAATTTTTTCAGCTTTAACTCCTAACAGTGGGGAAGCAATCCAATCAAGAAGAAGCAATTTTGTTTCAGCTGTATCATCTTTAACCTTCAAATGCAGCTTaaacctaaaaataaaattccacatgaatatttatatcaattattatGAAACATTATACATGAACTTGGGACAGAAAACAATACTTTGGTCCAACATTTATCACATTCTGGTTGCACTTTTCACACCAGAATTCAGGTGTATTGTTGATCGGTTGATCTAGATCTTTATAAGTCCTTGTTTGACACAATTCACACCCAAAATAATACCATGCATAGTTGGTATCTATAGCATAGATTGTAGCCACAACCTTACATTTTCCaatcttcaaaaaaatacacataaacacaaacaaaattcaaaatcgCATTATACAGGATCACGATAAATTGAAAACtggtttcaaaaatataattgagCTAAAAGAGTGTTTAATTTATACCTGGGTGGAATTCAAAAGCTCAGATACAGTTATATCCTCTGTCTGGTCCAagtgtctatttttttttgaacgttaGGAAGTGAAAGCTGTTTTCCTTCTTCAGATGTCTCAACCATACTCAAATTATCACCATTAATTTTGAACCTATATATAATTCGAACAATAATGATCTAGTAATATTGACATATAAATACTTATCCAAAAAATTGTATAGGTTAAAAGGGTCAAAAATGTACATTTCTTTAAGCTCCTCGACTTCTTTGATATTGggatcaaaaatcaatttcGACGAATCATAAGCATTAGACACTTGGATTTTacctataaaaatatttaataacaaaGTATTAATTCTTGATACTCAAATCAGAATGCATAACAATCAATTATTTCACCTCTAAATGAACCGAGTTTTGCAAATCGGAGCAAACACACAACAACTCCAAATTGTGCCTCTTCTCTATGAGAATCCATAACTTCAGCAAACTTACCCCACAAACAACATGCAATTCGTTGATCACTACAAAAAGGAGGTTATAATTAGTAAGACCattaataaacatataatatatgaataataacATCTATACTTAATGTCTCTCAAGTTGAATTCAATTTTCTTCCTCTCCTTTCCAACACAATTGAGAGTTTGAAGCTCTGAGACATCTATGGTCTGACcaataatatctaaaaaaaaatacaatacaaattaGAATAATGTATAATGACAATAATAAGcaacaaaattagattaaaGTATCTTTATAATATTACCTATCAAAAAATCAGAATCCATTTTACCAGCGAGAACAGAATCAAATGATGCTAATGCAAGGAACATGTCATCGTTTTCCACATCAGATGTCTTGATAATTGTTTGCTTGATGAAAGTGATCTTGTGGATGTTGTTTGTTGGTCTGAAAGTTTTTCCAGCCGGACTGACTTGGAAGTTCTCAACAGTCTTCCATTCACCCACAATACATTCATCCCCCAATGATTTCATATAATTATTCTTGCATTTAGCTTGTATTTTAAAGCCCTGCATGATAACAATGAAAATCACTTTAATGTTTAAATATTGTTTCAAACGAAATCTCACAGAATAGATAAAATAACATGACAAACCACATTCATCTATACTATATACAGTAATCTATGATTAATGTTACAGTAAAAGAACTCTTTAAGGATGATGAATGACGTATACCTTTTTATCAGCAAAGATGATTTCCATACTTTCCCCAAACCCGGTAAATGATGGTTTCCATGTGTGCAGGACTTTCACATTTATCAACCAAGTCCATTTCCACGGCTTGACCTCATCAAGGTAAACACACTTCTTTTTCGAAGACATGATTACAATTGTTTGGAGAAAATGAATGTGAATAACGTGAGGAGAATAATGTACGTATATATAATGTGGGCGAAGGCCGATATAATAGCAAGATCAAATTTGAAATAGTTAGAGAATATATTGTGACGAAACAAACTTATTGAGTATCAAGttagtttaagtattttaaacaGAAATATAGTGGTTTTGGCATATTCGAAAAAGTTGGTTAGTTCAAattatattcttttgttttaatttaaacaatattgAATTATAACAGAATTTGGCCGGGATAAGATAATAAAGATATTCTCGTATTTAATATGTCAAAATACTAACTATCTGAATATATGCAAGTGTTAGAATAttctgttaaaaatatttaaaatgcaCTTAAAAGAGCATCttacatgaaaaaaatatgaaggtaaaaaaaagtaacagtagataatatttatttatctatatgtGTGTGTTAGGCAAGCTGCAGTTTCTAATAGACAttgttatgttaatttttttacagAGAGGAACTCTGGATGCAtggaaaaagatttatatacagGAGGGGGGGACATGAGTTGCATAATATTAAACCATACAAAGGTATGCAACGATTTCTCAATACTATTAGAAACTGATAGGAATGGAACTGATTCTGGATAGTTAGGAAAAATGGGGAATACATGATGATTGTTGATTGTTATGCATTCACTTTTAATAATATCatcttatataatttatatacaaaatttaaaaaataaaatttattaattgaaTTAAGACAAATCGAAACGAAACACGAATCCAGAATAAGAAAACctaaaacacaaaatatataaaaactaaaacaaaaaaaagcaagaaaataccaaatagaaatcctaaaataaaaagctaaaaaaaaacatgaatccAGAATCATATCACCCACTTTTATCAATCCTTTTCAAATCTGTGCATTGCTTCTTTCTGGAATAAACTGAGTTCTGGTGTAGGGACTTGGTTCTTTTCCATATAGCATCATTGAGACTCCAAACTTTCATTGCATTGAATGTGGCCAATACATTAGAGTTGTTGTTTTTGTCTACTGAAATTCCAAATCCATAAGATTTCCCAACAATCTCGACAATCTCAAATGGCAACATATCTTGATCTTCAACCTGtacatataattacaaaaaGTATCGTTTAAGTagtaataactaaataataatattaggaAGTATTATTCTAAGTAAATAATATATCACCTGGTCAATCAAAACATTCACAACTTTTGATGCAGATTTTTTTCACAATATATGTTGCAACAGAGTCAGGTAGAGTAAATTTTGTTTCACCGGTTTGATCTTGCACAAGCAAATCAAATTTGTACCTGAATACAAAGTAGAGCACAAATATACATCGTTAGAATAAACAAAAGGTCAC
This window harbors:
- the LOC130504865 gene encoding uncharacterized protein LOC130504865 yields the protein MSSKKKCVYLDEVKPWKWTWLINVKVLHTWKPSFTGFGESMEIIFADKKGFKIQAKCKNNYMKSLGDECIVGEWKTVENFQVSPAGKTFRPTNNIHKITFIKQTIIKTSDVENDDMFLALASFDSVLADIIGQTIDVSELQTLNCVGKERKKIEFNLRDINDQRIACCLWGKFAEVMDSHREEAQFGVVVCLLRFAKLGSFRGKIQVSNAYDSSKLIFDPNIKEVEELKEIHLDQTEDITVSELLNSTQIGKCKVVATIYAIDTNYAWFKLHLKVKDDTAETKLLLLDWIASPLLGVKAEKILDGSLEELEDPEMLPLCIIDIVGKTFKFGVDVVKDNISKGYEIYKVLKVWSVYNTLMVDSQSDAITETGASTHSVSEGSLLTYSDESSGLAKTPSKRSQYELGDLIDTNSTSKTRPTKSIKVEKKNNEELSLKKSDYRNK